The sequence TTAAAACTTCTGTAAAATTTGTCACTTTAAATTTTTTACAAATAGTGCCTTGAGAAGGGAGTGTTTTTATTTCCTTCAAATTTTTCAGAGTTAATTTTCCATTTCTTTTTTTATACTCTTTAATTAAAGTTTCAAGTACTCTTTCCTTTGTCCATTTTTCTTCCCTTTTTTTAAATTCATATCCGCAAATTTCTCTTAAATTATTGATACTGCCAAATCTTAACTCAAAACATCCTCGATTATAAATGCAATTGTCGTTTATGTCTCTTGCAGTTGCTCCTTTTATATCTTTGTCCAAATCTCTTGATAATTCTTTATAAATATCAATCAGTTCTTCGTTAGTTACATCAACTTCCGCTTTAAAATGTAAATCTAACTTCATTTCTTTAGCCATTTGTCGCCAAGTTATATTTCCAAAAATTTTCTTTAATCTTTTATACGAATAATCATATTTACTCAAATCATAAATTGTTCTTATAGTTCCTTCTGACACTAATTTTTGAATATCTTTCGTTACTTCCTCTTTCGTCTTTTCTACTAAAAACAAGTGTTTCGTTTCTTCTTCTCTATTGATTTTTTTGAATACATCTTTCATAGTTTTACATTTTAACCTTGCCAAAATTCTTTCATAAGATAAAACTTTTTCAACTTCCATAATTGCATTTATTCCTGAATCGACAACTTCTTGTAATTCTTTTATTATTTCCGATTCTGTTTTTATATTGATATGTTCCAAGTCTCTATCAACTGCTTTTAATATCTCGCTCCAAGTTGGAGCTATATAGTTTCTCAAAGTGTTATAAAAACTCCCTCCTAAATCACTTGTGTTCTTCACTTTGCCGCTGTCAATTAAATTTTGTAATTTAATCACCAGTTCTTCCCGTTGATATTTCTTTTTTCCTGCCATTTTATTCCCCTTAAAATTTTAAATTTTTATCTAATTTATCAAAACATTTGTTTAATAATTCATACTCGCTGAAATTGTCAATTACTATATCAAGAATAATTGTTCTCTCAATTTCTAATAGCTTTTTTATTGATGAACTTTTTCATTTTGCTTTTCTCATTTGTACCTCCGACTATAATGTTTATTATAAAACAAAAGAGAGCAATTAAGCCCTCTTTTTTTACACAATGTATTATTAAAAGTGATCACAATAATAATATAACTTATATTTTAAGATTTGTCAATTTTTTTTGAATTTTTAGTATTCTGAACTTTCTTGATACACTACATCAGCGATGTATGCATCAGATTCATCAAATACTCTTCCGCACTCGTCAACTCTTAATTCAATTTCTTTGTCCCAAGCGTCCTCACACACTTTTTTGTCTTTTTCAGACATATATTCTTTCACGTTCCAGTAGTTTAATTTCTTCATCATTTTCTTAATCCTCCAAAGTTTATTTTTTAAATATATATATCAGTAATGCGATAACAAAAATCACAATTAAAGCTGATATTTTTTCTTTTAATGTTGTTTTTTTGATTTCGAAACTTATTTTTGCTTTTCCGATTTTTATTTCTTTTTTCATATTTTTGTGTTATAATGGTTACAGGTGGAGGGTGGCTATCCCTCAAACCTGTTTTCTATTTAGAAAATTTTATTGTAATGCTGAAAATAAATAAGTTAATCGTGACTGTTACTTCCTTTATTTCCAGCATTTTTTTATTTTTCTTTGCCATTACAATCTTTTCACCTCCTTTCTACATTATTATTATACTACACTTTTTATCAAAAGTCAACACCTTTTGATAAAAATGTTTATTATTTTTTCAAATAAATTTCTAGTATATTTTTTATTAATTTGTTTCTAGTAATTTCTTGTTTTTTTGCTCGTTCTGTCAACTCTTCCCACATTTTTTCGGGAAGTGCAACAGAAACTTTTTTTATTTTCATTCCTGGCTCAGCCTTTTTTCGTCCGCTTGTCGCTGGTTTTGGACGTCCTTTTTTTGCCCCCCTAGTTTCTTTCTTTGTTTCCATTTTCTCCTCCTTATATTCTTTTTACAGTTATTTCGCAATAACCAACTTCTTCAAAAGCACTATCATCCGCAACGCTTATGATTTCAAATTTTGTACCTGCTGGAACTAACACTTCTTTTTCATAATAACTATCTTCATCAGTCCCCAATACTTCATAATATGCTTCTGCATATTTTTCATCTTCTTCTGTTTCAGCTTCACTTAGTAAATCATAGTTTACTTCGTGAACATCAACTTCATTTATACAGTTAAGAAAATATTCATATTTTCTAGTTGTTTCAACAATAAATTCTCCACCGTT comes from Leptotrichia trevisanii DSM 22070 and encodes:
- a CDS encoding ribbon-helix-helix protein, CopG family translates to METKKETRGAKKGRPKPATSGRKKAEPGMKIKKVSVALPEKMWEELTERAKKQEITRNKLIKNILEIYLKK